One Deltaproteobacteria bacterium DNA segment encodes these proteins:
- a CDS encoding DNRLRE domain-containing protein, with protein GVGASHVTGAHLKLQVANVTNSGSVTGGTIHAITNCSWNEQTMTWNTAPAIDGPALATLGAVATGQIADFDVTPAIPGDGVYCFAIDTTSTDSAIYNSREGSLPHPAVLLTVAP; from the coding sequence CGGCGTCGGCGCGAGCCACGTCACCGGCGCGCACCTGAAGCTCCAGGTTGCGAACGTGACCAACTCCGGGAGCGTCACGGGCGGGACCATCCACGCCATCACGAACTGCAGCTGGAATGAGCAGACGATGACGTGGAACACGGCGCCGGCGATCGACGGGCCGGCGCTGGCGACGCTCGGCGCGGTGGCGACAGGTCAGATCGCGGACTTCGACGTCACTCCGGCGATCCCGGGCGACGGTGTCTACTGCTTCGCGATCGACACCACCAGCACCGACAGCGCGATCTACAACTCTCGCGAGGGGAGCCTGCCCCATCCCGCCGTCCTGCTGACGGTCGCACCATAG